From Pelosinus fermentans DSM 17108, the proteins below share one genomic window:
- the cas5c gene encoding type I-C CRISPR-associated protein Cas5c has translation MENKVQFKVYGKYALFTDPLTKIGGEKCSYQIPTYQALKGIMESVYWKPTIVWIIDKVRIMKSIRTQTRSAKPINYGGGNSLAIYTYLSDVEYQVQAHFEWNLNREDMVKDRNENKHFFVAKRMIERGGRRDIFLGTRECQGYVESCDFGEGEGFYDSYGELAFDLMFHGFDYPDELGENKLQARFWRPKLVNGIVEFNRPEECINKFVKLMMAAPPISIGLQEEGILEGYSQEEALQ, from the coding sequence ATGGAAAACAAAGTGCAATTTAAAGTTTATGGGAAATATGCCCTTTTCACAGATCCATTGACTAAAATTGGTGGTGAGAAATGTTCTTATCAAATACCAACTTATCAGGCGTTAAAAGGCATTATGGAGTCGGTGTACTGGAAGCCGACCATTGTGTGGATAATTGATAAAGTAAGAATTATGAAGTCAATACGAACGCAAACTCGTAGCGCTAAACCTATTAATTATGGTGGAGGAAATTCTTTAGCGATTTATACTTATCTTTCTGATGTAGAATATCAAGTTCAAGCTCACTTTGAGTGGAATCTGAATCGAGAAGATATGGTAAAAGATCGGAATGAGAACAAGCACTTCTTTGTAGCAAAGAGGATGATTGAGCGTGGGGGGCGAAGAGATATTTTTCTTGGTACACGTGAGTGCCAGGGATATGTGGAAAGTTGTGATTTCGGTGAAGGTGAAGGATTTTATGATTCTTATGGGGAGTTAGCTTTTGACCTAATGTTCCATGGCTTCGATTATCCTGATGAGCTAGGTGAAAATAAGCTTCAAGCAAGATTCTGGCGACCTAAACTAGTAAATGGTATTGTGGAATTTAATCGTCCAGAAGAATGTATTAATAAGTTTGTGAAACTAATGATGGCAGCCCCTCCTATTTCTATTGGATTGCAAGAGGAGGGTATTTTGGAAGGGTATTCCCAAGAGGAGGCTTTGCAATGA
- the cas1c gene encoding type I-C CRISPR-associated endonuclease Cas1c, with amino-acid sequence MRRLLNTLYVTLPDVYLACDGENVLIKVNDEIKFRVPVHNLEGIVCFGFAGASPRLMHLCCERGVAISFLSQYGKFMGRITGNVSGNVLLRRTQYRWSDDEIVTTRLSRRFIAAKIMNSRAVLHRVLRDHTEVVDNEALERALQLLARMPAKLEMAHHGDSIRGIEGEAAHLYFSNFNQLVLNQKEAFRMLGRNRRPPTDRVNALLSFLYTLLTHEVVAALESVGLDPQVGFLHRDRPGRPSLALDVMEELRPHFVDRLAVTLINRNQITAKGFVVKENGAVIMDDDTRKEVLTAWQKRKQEEITHPYLEEKIPLGLVPYVQAMLLARHMRGDLEDYPPFFWK; translated from the coding sequence TTGCGACGGCTTCTAAATACATTGTATGTAACCTTGCCAGATGTTTATTTAGCCTGTGATGGCGAGAATGTACTGATTAAAGTCAATGATGAGATTAAATTTCGGGTTCCTGTTCACAACTTAGAAGGAATTGTTTGCTTCGGCTTTGCAGGAGCCAGTCCAAGATTGATGCATTTGTGTTGTGAGCGAGGTGTAGCCATTTCTTTCTTATCACAATATGGAAAATTCATGGGACGCATTACGGGTAATGTATCAGGCAATGTTCTACTTAGGCGAACACAATATCGCTGGTCGGATGATGAGATAGTGACGACCCGGTTATCACGCCGATTTATTGCCGCTAAAATTATGAATAGCCGGGCGGTATTACATCGTGTTTTACGAGACCATACTGAAGTGGTTGATAATGAAGCTCTGGAGAGAGCACTTCAATTATTAGCAAGGATGCCTGCGAAGTTGGAAATGGCACATCATGGTGATTCTATACGAGGCATTGAAGGAGAAGCAGCGCATCTCTATTTTTCTAATTTTAATCAATTAGTATTAAATCAAAAGGAAGCATTTCGTATGCTAGGGCGAAATCGCAGACCACCGACAGATCGAGTGAATGCTTTGCTATCTTTCTTATATACGCTGCTCACGCACGAAGTTGTAGCGGCTCTCGAAAGTGTTGGACTTGATCCCCAGGTTGGGTTTTTGCATAGGGATCGACCAGGACGACCTAGTTTAGCACTTGATGTCATGGAAGAATTGCGCCCGCATTTTGTGGATCGTCTAGCAGTGACGTTGATTAATCGCAATCAGATTACAGCAAAAGGCTTTGTCGTAAAGGAAAATGGTGCTGTGATTATGGATGATGATACTCGTAAGGAAGTATTGACTGCTTGGCAAAAGCGCAAACAAGAAGAGATTACTCATCCCTATCTGGAAGAAAAAATTCCTTTGGGTCTTGTGCCATATGTTCAAGCTATGCTGCTGGCGAGGCATATGCGTGGTGATTTAGAAGATTATCCGCCATTTTTCTGGAAATGA
- a CDS encoding CRISPR-associated helicase/endonuclease Cas3: MDDYETNVNLEGIPLKLIFVAHVRDLDKKVQTLWDHLREVSYLTGQFTEKIGLRKHGELIGLLHDIGKASREFNQYIRSATGLIGPNDSEYIDPKEKRGKIDHASAGAQIIHRYFSNKGSEYKFVLQILSLAIASHHSGLIDCLTIEGKDNYSKRMNKINEKTRFNEVVKNMDNSLKQKMDELMFDNDFAPCFIKKMRSLQEKKDSVETIKFKVGLLARLLFSCLIDADRLNTANFEFPKNEILRNQGNYVEWSILIDRLNIHLAKFEKNKSKSEKQKIVNSLRTRISNECMNYSEEKKDVYQLTVPTGGGKTLSSLRFALNHAKKHQMDRIIYVIPYTSIIDQNAETIRNILEIEQEDGTYIGDVVLEHHSNLTPEEETDRQKLLAENWDAPVVFTTMVQVLESLFGHGTRNSRRMHQLANAVLIFDEIQTLPIRCVHLFNIAVRFFIQGCNSTVVLCTATQPLLGKVKPIEKALQIAPRQEMMSDVSKLFEELKRVEVYDKCKLGGWTEDEIASLAKQELKLTGSVLIITNTKKSAKNLFSLLQDQPNTKRFHLSTNMCPIHRMEVLDKVKECLEANIPVICISTQLIEAGVDIDFGSVIRYLSGIDSIAQAAGRCNRNGARSQIGRVFIVNPKKENLDKLPDIKIGGNITTRILEEFKTDPEQFDNDIIGPKAIKRYYEYYFHDRAKEMKYEVDSKSSVGRADNLFNLLSANQISVQEYQRMNDNASPDLALCQSFMAAAKSFQSIDSSGRGIIVPYKEGKDIIYDLCASNELEKQYALLKKAQRYSINVFSYLFDELVEKEIIHEIQKGSGIFYLNDQYYSEDYGMSDSSVNEMEVLIYGGV, from the coding sequence ATGGATGATTATGAAACTAATGTAAACCTTGAAGGAATTCCTTTAAAGTTGATTTTTGTAGCACATGTTAGAGACTTGGACAAAAAAGTTCAAACATTGTGGGATCACTTGAGAGAAGTTTCGTATTTAACAGGTCAGTTTACAGAGAAGATAGGGCTTCGAAAACATGGAGAACTAATAGGATTATTGCATGATATTGGAAAGGCAAGCAGGGAATTTAATCAATATATTCGATCTGCAACAGGGCTTATTGGTCCGAATGACAGTGAATATATTGATCCAAAAGAAAAACGCGGAAAAATTGATCATGCAAGTGCAGGAGCACAAATAATACATCGTTATTTTTCCAATAAAGGTAGTGAGTATAAGTTTGTACTGCAAATTTTGTCACTAGCAATTGCATCTCATCACTCTGGCTTAATCGATTGTCTTACTATAGAAGGGAAAGATAACTACTCGAAACGAATGAATAAGATCAATGAAAAAACACGATTTAATGAAGTTGTAAAAAATATGGATAATTCGTTAAAACAAAAAATGGACGAATTAATGTTTGATAATGATTTCGCTCCTTGCTTCATTAAAAAAATGAGATCATTACAGGAAAAAAAAGATTCAGTAGAAACTATTAAATTCAAAGTGGGGTTATTAGCACGATTACTTTTTAGTTGTCTAATTGATGCAGATAGACTAAATACGGCAAATTTTGAATTTCCGAAGAATGAAATTTTAAGAAATCAAGGTAATTATGTGGAATGGTCTATTTTAATAGATCGATTAAATATTCACCTAGCCAAGTTTGAAAAGAATAAAAGCAAATCTGAAAAACAGAAAATAGTTAATTCTTTGCGAACCAGGATTTCTAACGAATGTATGAATTATTCTGAAGAAAAGAAAGATGTTTATCAACTTACAGTTCCGACCGGTGGTGGAAAAACTTTATCAAGCTTACGTTTTGCATTAAATCATGCAAAAAAACATCAGATGGATCGAATTATTTACGTCATACCTTATACCTCAATCATTGATCAGAATGCTGAGACAATAAGAAATATATTGGAAATTGAGCAGGAGGACGGTACTTATATTGGTGATGTGGTATTAGAGCATCATTCTAATTTAACGCCAGAAGAAGAAACTGATCGACAAAAGCTACTCGCAGAGAATTGGGATGCACCGGTCGTTTTTACAACGATGGTGCAAGTTTTAGAGAGTCTATTCGGTCATGGAACAAGAAACTCTCGGCGAATGCATCAACTTGCGAATGCAGTTCTCATATTTGATGAAATTCAAACTCTTCCTATTCGATGTGTACATCTTTTTAATATAGCAGTTCGTTTTTTTATACAAGGATGTAATTCGACGGTGGTACTCTGTACTGCAACGCAGCCTTTATTAGGCAAGGTGAAACCAATTGAAAAAGCATTACAAATTGCACCAAGGCAAGAAATGATGTCTGATGTCTCAAAATTATTTGAGGAATTAAAAAGAGTGGAAGTTTATGATAAATGTAAACTTGGTGGCTGGACGGAGGATGAAATTGCTAGCCTTGCAAAACAGGAATTAAAATTGACTGGTAGTGTTTTGATTATAACTAATACCAAAAAAAGTGCGAAAAATCTTTTCAGTTTACTTCAAGATCAACCTAATACCAAAAGATTTCATCTTAGTACAAATATGTGTCCAATACACCGTATGGAAGTATTGGATAAGGTAAAAGAGTGTTTAGAAGCGAATATTCCGGTTATCTGTATTAGTACACAACTTATTGAAGCTGGCGTTGATATTGACTTTGGTAGTGTTATTCGCTACTTGTCAGGTATTGACTCAATTGCACAGGCTGCCGGACGTTGCAATCGAAATGGGGCAAGATCACAAATTGGGAGAGTCTTCATCGTCAATCCCAAAAAGGAAAATCTAGATAAGCTACCAGATATTAAAATTGGCGGAAATATTACAACGCGTATACTTGAAGAATTTAAAACTGATCCAGAGCAGTTTGATAACGATATTATAGGTCCTAAGGCTATAAAACGTTATTATGAATATTATTTTCATGATCGAGCTAAGGAGATGAAATATGAAGTTGATAGTAAGTCCAGTGTTGGTAGAGCAGATAATTTATTCAATCTGTTATCTGCCAACCAAATATCAGTGCAAGAATATCAAAGAATGAATGACAATGCTTCTCCTGACTTGGCCTTATGTCAATCATTTATGGCAGCTGCAAAGTCATTTCAGTCAATTGATTCATCTGGGCGAGGTATTATTGTTCCATATAAAGAGGGAAAGGATATTATTTATGATCTTTGCGCAAGCAATGAATTAGAAAAGCAATATGCTTTATTAAAAAAAGCACAACGTTACTCCATTAATGTATTTTCATATTTATTTGATGAACTTGTGGAAAAAGAAATCATTCATGAAATACAAAAAGGATCAGGAATTTTTTATCTTAATGATCAGTATTACAGCGAAGACTATGGTATGAGTGACTCATCGGTGAATGAAATGGAAGTTCTTATTTATGGAGGTGTATGA
- the cas4 gene encoding CRISPR-associated protein Cas4, with amino-acid sequence MLSIDLEDDFLMLSGIQHIAFCERQWALIHIEQVWAENVRTVEGQHLHERTDDPFEDETRTTLRTVRAMPLISRKLGLRGIADVVEFHQEKELIEGKTCRLEGREGWWRPIPVEYKRGRPKKDDRDAVQLCAQAMALEEMMQVSIDTGFLFYAQTKHREKILLDETLRLHTVELASRMQQFFREGKTPKATKGKRCSQCSLVEECQPTWTLRHRPVKDYLARMCREEVDDSCDGF; translated from the coding sequence ATGTTATCTATTGATTTAGAAGATGACTTTCTCATGCTCTCAGGAATCCAGCATATAGCTTTTTGTGAGAGGCAGTGGGCACTCATTCATATTGAGCAAGTTTGGGCGGAAAATGTTCGTACCGTAGAGGGGCAGCACCTTCATGAACGTACTGATGATCCCTTTGAAGATGAAACAAGGACAACCTTGCGGACAGTTAGAGCCATGCCGCTTATTTCAAGGAAACTGGGACTTAGAGGTATTGCGGACGTGGTGGAATTTCACCAGGAAAAGGAATTGATTGAAGGTAAGACTTGTCGTCTTGAAGGCAGAGAAGGTTGGTGGCGACCGATTCCTGTAGAATATAAGAGGGGGCGTCCCAAAAAGGATGATCGGGATGCTGTTCAATTGTGTGCCCAAGCCATGGCATTGGAGGAGATGATGCAGGTATCAATTGATACAGGATTTCTCTTCTATGCTCAAACGAAACATCGGGAAAAGATTTTGTTAGATGAAACCCTTCGTTTGCATACCGTAGAACTTGCCAGCCGCATGCAGCAGTTTTTTCGCGAAGGGAAAACACCGAAAGCAACCAAGGGAAAACGCTGCTCCCAGTGTTCTTTGGTGGAAGAGTGTCAGCCAACCTGGACATTGCGTCATCGTCCCGTCAAAGATTATCTGGCACGAATGTGCCGCGAGGAGGTGGATGACTCTTGCGACGGCTTCTAA
- the cas8c gene encoding type I-C CRISPR-associated protein Cas8c/Csd1 — translation MSWMQKLYETYENCASAKDTSLLSICHTTQKAQIEIIIDNAGNFNRARVIAKDQARTIIPCTESSGGRAGIKPEAHPLCDKLQYLAGDFAIYGGEVTKGYAKNPTEPYEKYTELLQQWCDSEFTHPKAKAVFEYVKKGNLIKDLVESKVLFLDDNKKLLKEWRGDTKQEVPEIFKVTQNSIQGDAFARWIIEIPTDPQSAVWTDESLFDSWTRFYLSTKKTSGLCLVTGVNIALSDQHPAKIRNDGDKAKLISSNDISGFTFRGRFLSAEQACGVGFEVTQKAHNALRWLINRQGYRRGDLAIVAWSTVGKKIIDPLADPYSIFNIDEMESDSEILAATTQELAIKLNKKIAGYQGEIGNTAGVVVMGLDSATPGRMAMTFYRELTDSDFLHRIEDWHKSCCWIHNYHSKEIIDKKTGKKQKIKVRLVGAPTPNDIVEAAYGSKVDDKLRKTTVMRILPCIIDGEKIPRDLVESVVRRAINRGAMEAWEWNKTLSIACALYRKYQEKENYEMALDEKRAKRDYLYGRLLALADGLEEWALRQGGENRQTNAARLMQRFADHPFTTWPTIELALLPYKARLGKKTAKIEGLISKVTAMFEPDDFISDKKLSGEFLLGYHCQREARWYEKSIDKEIISEIEEEIV, via the coding sequence ATGAGTTGGATGCAAAAGCTTTATGAAACTTACGAAAATTGTGCAAGTGCGAAAGACACATCCCTGTTGTCAATCTGCCATACAACACAAAAGGCTCAAATTGAAATTATTATTGATAATGCGGGGAATTTTAATAGGGCGAGAGTAATTGCAAAAGATCAAGCGCGAACGATTATTCCTTGCACGGAAAGCTCAGGTGGAAGGGCTGGAATAAAACCAGAAGCTCATCCTCTTTGTGATAAACTGCAATATCTTGCTGGAGATTTCGCTATATATGGCGGAGAAGTAACGAAAGGCTATGCCAAAAATCCTACGGAACCATATGAAAAATATACAGAACTTTTGCAGCAGTGGTGTGATTCGGAATTTACTCATCCAAAAGCAAAAGCAGTTTTTGAATATGTTAAAAAAGGTAATTTAATAAAAGATTTGGTTGAGAGTAAAGTGTTATTTTTAGATGATAATAAAAAACTTTTAAAAGAGTGGAGAGGGGATACCAAGCAAGAAGTTCCAGAGATTTTTAAGGTTACCCAAAATTCAATACAAGGAGATGCTTTTGCACGATGGATAATTGAAATACCTACCGATCCGCAAAGCGCAGTCTGGACAGATGAAAGCTTATTTGACAGTTGGACGAGGTTTTATTTATCAACCAAAAAAACTAGTGGGTTGTGTTTGGTTACTGGGGTGAACATAGCTTTGTCTGATCAGCATCCAGCTAAAATAAGAAATGATGGAGATAAAGCAAAATTAATTTCCTCCAATGATATAAGCGGTTTTACCTTTCGGGGGCGTTTCTTATCTGCTGAACAAGCATGTGGTGTTGGATTTGAAGTAACGCAAAAAGCACATAATGCTTTGCGATGGCTTATTAATCGCCAAGGGTATAGGCGAGGAGATTTAGCAATAGTGGCATGGTCAACTGTTGGAAAAAAAATTATTGATCCTCTGGCTGATCCCTATTCTATATTCAATATTGATGAAATGGAAAGTGATTCGGAGATTTTAGCTGCAACTACTCAGGAATTAGCGATCAAGCTAAATAAGAAGATTGCTGGTTATCAAGGAGAAATCGGAAATACAGCAGGAGTTGTTGTCATGGGACTTGACTCTGCAACTCCTGGCAGGATGGCTATGACATTTTACCGGGAACTTACTGATTCTGATTTTTTACATAGAATTGAGGATTGGCATAAGTCATGTTGCTGGATTCATAATTATCATTCGAAAGAGATTATTGATAAAAAAACAGGAAAAAAGCAAAAAATCAAGGTTCGACTTGTTGGTGCTCCTACTCCCAATGATATTGTAGAAGCGGCTTATGGAAGTAAGGTAGATGATAAATTACGTAAGACAACTGTAATGCGTATCCTCCCTTGTATTATTGACGGAGAGAAGATTCCAAGAGATTTAGTAGAATCTGTGGTTAGGCGTGCCATAAATAGGGGAGCGATGGAAGCGTGGGAGTGGAATAAAACCCTCAGCATAGCTTGTGCGCTTTATCGAAAATATCAAGAGAAGGAGAATTATGAGATGGCTTTAGATGAAAAACGAGCAAAAAGAGATTATTTATATGGCAGATTGTTAGCCTTAGCTGATGGCTTAGAAGAGTGGGCATTAAGACAAGGAGGGGAAAATCGTCAAACCAATGCAGCTAGGTTGATGCAACGATTTGCGGATCATCCTTTTACAACGTGGCCTACTATTGAACTTGCGTTACTGCCTTATAAAGCTCGATTAGGGAAAAAAACTGCAAAAATTGAAGGATTAATATCAAAAGTTACGGCGATGTTTGAACCCGATGATTTTATAAGCGATAAAAAACTAAGCGGCGAATTTTTACTAGGATATCATTGCCAGCGAGAAGCAAGATGGTATGAAAAAAGTATAGACAAGGAAATTATATCAGAAATAGAGGAGGAAATAGTATGA
- the cas7c gene encoding type I-C CRISPR-associated protein Cas7/Csd2 produces the protein MRTLENKIDFAVVINVKNANPNGDPLNGNRPRTNYDGYGEISDVCIKRKIRNRLMEMGKEYSIFVQSDDNRVDGYRSLRERAEGELKDALKNEENFREEACKKWLDVRAFGQVFAYSGGKKGKGKAKSESGEEPGDDKGVSIGIRGPVSIHPAFSVSPISISSIQITKSVSGEGDGSKRASDTMGMKHRVDHGVYVFYGSINPQLASKTGFNDVDAEVIKQALSELFQNDASSARPEGSMEVYQVYWWRHDSKNGQYSSGKVHRSLEIVLKDSVAEAKSIDDYNITIHPLENLVPEIIDGK, from the coding sequence ATGAGAACTTTGGAAAACAAAATTGATTTTGCAGTAGTCATAAATGTAAAAAATGCCAATCCCAATGGAGATCCTTTGAATGGGAACAGACCTCGTACAAACTATGATGGATATGGAGAAATATCTGACGTATGCATTAAAAGAAAAATACGAAACCGTTTAATGGAGATGGGAAAAGAATATTCTATTTTTGTTCAGTCAGATGACAATAGGGTGGATGGATACAGAAGCCTTCGTGAGAGAGCGGAAGGAGAATTGAAAGATGCTCTTAAAAATGAGGAGAATTTTCGAGAAGAAGCTTGTAAAAAATGGCTTGATGTTAGAGCCTTCGGACAAGTTTTTGCTTATAGTGGAGGAAAAAAAGGAAAGGGAAAAGCTAAGTCTGAAAGTGGTGAAGAGCCTGGGGATGACAAAGGTGTTTCCATTGGGATTAGGGGACCAGTTTCGATTCATCCAGCCTTTAGCGTTAGTCCCATAAGTATTTCCAGTATTCAGATTACCAAGAGTGTTAGTGGTGAAGGAGATGGGAGTAAGCGGGCCTCTGATACTATGGGGATGAAACATCGTGTAGATCATGGAGTATATGTATTTTATGGTAGTATAAATCCTCAGTTGGCTTCTAAAACCGGTTTCAATGACGTAGATGCCGAGGTTATCAAGCAAGCATTAAGTGAGTTATTTCAGAATGATGCATCTTCTGCAAGACCAGAAGGAAGCATGGAAGTCTATCAAGTCTATTGGTGGAGACATGATTCAAAGAATGGACAATATTCGTCTGGAAAGGTTCATCGCTCATTGGAAATTGTATTAAAAGATAGTGTGGCAGAAGCAAAGTCAATAGATGACTATAATATTACAATCCATCCGTTGGAAAATTTAGTGCCAGAAATTATTGATGGTAAATAA
- the cas2 gene encoding CRISPR-associated endonuclease Cas2 encodes MMVLITYDVSVTTDSGKKRLRRVAKQCVNYGQRVQNSVFECLLDPAQFAELKHRLESIINHETDSLRYYFLGSNWKNRVEHVGAKSGYDPEGVLMI; translated from the coding sequence ATGATGGTATTAATTACTTATGATGTAAGTGTGACCACCGATTCGGGAAAGAAACGTCTTCGCAGAGTAGCGAAACAATGTGTAAATTATGGTCAACGTGTTCAAAACTCAGTTTTTGAATGTTTACTTGACCCAGCGCAGTTTGCAGAGTTAAAGCATCGCTTGGAAAGCATAATCAATCATGAGACGGATAGCCTGCGATATTATTTCTTAGGAAGCAACTGGAAAAATCGCGTAGAGCATGTGGGTGCGAAATCAGGATATGATCCAGAAGGAGTTCTGATGATCTAA